The following are encoded in a window of Coregonus clupeaformis isolate EN_2021a chromosome 34, ASM2061545v1, whole genome shotgun sequence genomic DNA:
- the LOC121549947 gene encoding homeobox protein Mohawk isoform X2: MNTIVFNKLSNQVIFDEKAKEVERSSRNYLEVIDGQHPDLHPDLLSSNHQVIKDNNGIRHRRGRQNGGKVRHKRQALQDMARPLKQWLYKHRDNPYPTKTEKILLALGSQMTLVQVSNWFANARRRLKNTVRQPDLSWALRIKLYNKYVQGNAERLSVSSDDTCSEDGDNPQRMQTSGGEFSKPMYQSVIKKEGAAMIGAGLRAADAASLAEDYVTPPPKYKSSLLHRYLNDSLRHVMVANAVMDARKRNHSGSFSSNEYDDDLLSPSSSETEANFVYRAETMDHGSSKCDNGGVQKEKVRGKDETYWKEINAAMALTNLAQGKDSSGSGTTSCIIQKSSHISEVKTVKVPLVQKY; encoded by the exons ATGAATACTATTGTGTTTAACAAATTGAGTAACCAGGTCATCTTCGATGAGAAGGCGAAGGAGGTCGAGAGGAGCAGCAGAAATTATTTAGAGGTAATAGATGGACAGCATCCGGACCTTCATCCAGACCTGCTATCAAGCAATCATCAAGTTATCAAAGACAACAACGGCATCAGACACAGGAG GGGCCGTCAGAACGGCGGGAAGGTGCGACACAAGCGTCAGGCCCTTCAGGACATGGCTCGGCCCCTAAAGCAGTGGCTCTACAAACACAGGGACAACCCATACCCCACTAAGACAGAGAAAATCCTGCTAGCCCTCGGCTCTCAAATGACCTTGGTCCAG GTGTCTAACTGGTTTGCCAACGCCAGACGGAGGCTGAAGAACACAGTGAGACAGCCAGATCTGAGCTGGGCGCTGCGCATCAAACTCTACAACAAATACGTCCAGGGCAACGCAGAGAGACTGAGTGTCAGCAGCGATGACACCTGCTCAGAAG ACGGGGACAACCCTCAGCGGATGCAGACGAGCGGCGGCGAGTTCAGCAAGCCCATGTACCAGAGCGTCATCAAGAAAGAGGGAGCCGCCATGATAGGGGCGGGGCTCCGGGCCGCTGACGCCGCCTCATTGGCCGAGGACTACGTGACTCCGCCTCCCAAGTACAAGAGCAGCTTGCTTCACCGGTACCTCAACGACTCGCTGCGACACGTGATGGTGGCCAACGCCGTCATGGACGCCAGGAAGAGGAACCACTCGGGATCCTTCAGCTCCAACGAGTACGACGATGATCTCCTCTCCCCGTCGTCCTCAGAAACCGAGGCAAACTTTGTTTATCGAGCTG AAACCATGGACCATGGATCAAGTAAATGTGACAA TGGTGGTGTTCAGAAGGAGAAGGTACGGGGCAAAGATGAGACGTACTGGAAAGAGATCAATGCAGCCATGGCCTTGACTAACCTGGCGCAGGGAAAGGACAGCAGCGGATCAGGGACGACCAGCTGCATCATCCAGAAGTCCTCTCATATATCAGAAGTAAAGACTGTCAAAGTGCCTCTGGTGCAGAAGTACTAG
- the LOC121549947 gene encoding homeobox protein Mohawk isoform X1, protein MNTIVFNKLSNQVIFDEKAKEVERSSRNYLEVIDGQHPDLHPDLLSSNHQVIKDNNGIRHRRPTVCNLDNYVMKTKSEKGRQNGGKVRHKRQALQDMARPLKQWLYKHRDNPYPTKTEKILLALGSQMTLVQVSNWFANARRRLKNTVRQPDLSWALRIKLYNKYVQGNAERLSVSSDDTCSEDGDNPQRMQTSGGEFSKPMYQSVIKKEGAAMIGAGLRAADAASLAEDYVTPPPKYKSSLLHRYLNDSLRHVMVANAVMDARKRNHSGSFSSNEYDDDLLSPSSSETEANFVYRAETMDHGSSKCDNGGVQKEKVRGKDETYWKEINAAMALTNLAQGKDSSGSGTTSCIIQKSSHISEVKTVKVPLVQKY, encoded by the exons ATGAATACTATTGTGTTTAACAAATTGAGTAACCAGGTCATCTTCGATGAGAAGGCGAAGGAGGTCGAGAGGAGCAGCAGAAATTATTTAGAGGTAATAGATGGACAGCATCCGGACCTTCATCCAGACCTGCTATCAAGCAATCATCAAGTTATCAAAGACAACAACGGCATCAGACACAGGAG GCCTACAGTCTGCAACCTTGACAACTACGTTATGAAAACAAAATCTGAAAA GGGCCGTCAGAACGGCGGGAAGGTGCGACACAAGCGTCAGGCCCTTCAGGACATGGCTCGGCCCCTAAAGCAGTGGCTCTACAAACACAGGGACAACCCATACCCCACTAAGACAGAGAAAATCCTGCTAGCCCTCGGCTCTCAAATGACCTTGGTCCAG GTGTCTAACTGGTTTGCCAACGCCAGACGGAGGCTGAAGAACACAGTGAGACAGCCAGATCTGAGCTGGGCGCTGCGCATCAAACTCTACAACAAATACGTCCAGGGCAACGCAGAGAGACTGAGTGTCAGCAGCGATGACACCTGCTCAGAAG ACGGGGACAACCCTCAGCGGATGCAGACGAGCGGCGGCGAGTTCAGCAAGCCCATGTACCAGAGCGTCATCAAGAAAGAGGGAGCCGCCATGATAGGGGCGGGGCTCCGGGCCGCTGACGCCGCCTCATTGGCCGAGGACTACGTGACTCCGCCTCCCAAGTACAAGAGCAGCTTGCTTCACCGGTACCTCAACGACTCGCTGCGACACGTGATGGTGGCCAACGCCGTCATGGACGCCAGGAAGAGGAACCACTCGGGATCCTTCAGCTCCAACGAGTACGACGATGATCTCCTCTCCCCGTCGTCCTCAGAAACCGAGGCAAACTTTGTTTATCGAGCTG AAACCATGGACCATGGATCAAGTAAATGTGACAA TGGTGGTGTTCAGAAGGAGAAGGTACGGGGCAAAGATGAGACGTACTGGAAAGAGATCAATGCAGCCATGGCCTTGACTAACCTGGCGCAGGGAAAGGACAGCAGCGGATCAGGGACGACCAGCTGCATCATCCAGAAGTCCTCTCATATATCAGAAGTAAAGACTGTCAAAGTGCCTCTGGTGCAGAAGTACTAG